The following proteins are co-located in the Microbulbifer sp. VAAF005 genome:
- the rnc gene encoding ribonuclease III, with the protein MTDLLLERLCKRLGHDFDQAELLELALTHRSHGSRNNERLEFLGDSILGFTIGAALYEQFPNGREGQLSRLRAQLVSGETLAKLARELEIGDCLRLGEGEMKSGGFRRASILADAVEALIGAIYLDAGLEAARARVLEWFALRLQGLSLETVKDPKTRLQEWLQARKKPLPEYKVVDVSGAEHAQHFVVECRVSGLTQPVKGEASSRRNAEKTAAVEAYKLLTGQD; encoded by the coding sequence GTGACTGATCTTTTATTGGAACGCCTTTGCAAGCGCCTCGGCCATGATTTTGATCAGGCCGAGCTGCTTGAGTTGGCTCTTACTCACCGATCCCATGGGAGTCGTAATAACGAGCGCCTGGAGTTTCTCGGCGACTCGATACTCGGGTTCACTATCGGCGCGGCACTTTACGAGCAGTTCCCCAACGGGCGCGAGGGGCAGTTGAGCCGCTTGAGGGCACAATTGGTTAGCGGTGAAACCCTGGCAAAACTTGCGCGGGAGTTGGAAATTGGCGATTGCCTGCGCCTCGGTGAAGGTGAAATGAAAAGTGGTGGCTTTCGTCGGGCATCGATTCTGGCCGATGCCGTAGAGGCTCTTATTGGGGCCATCTATCTGGATGCCGGTTTGGAGGCTGCGCGCGCCCGGGTACTTGAGTGGTTTGCATTGCGCTTGCAGGGCCTATCATTAGAGACCGTGAAGGATCCCAAAACCCGCTTGCAGGAGTGGCTGCAGGCACGAAAAAAACCTCTGCCGGAATATAAAGTCGTAGATGTTTCTGGCGCTGAACACGCACAGCATTTTGTAGTGGAGTGTCGTGTCAGTGGCCTTACGCAGCCCGTAAAAGGCGAAGCCAGTAGTCGCCGTAATGCTGAAAAGACTGCGGCGGTGGAAGCCTATAAGCTCCTCACCGGGCAGGACTAA
- the era gene encoding GTPase Era, with translation MSEQPSRCGYVAIVGRPNVGKSTLLNHLLGQKLAITSRKPQTTRHNMLGIKTEGPNQIIFVDTPGLHSDQEKAINRYMNRAAASAARDVDVVVFVVERTRWSEADQLVADKLRGIKCPLIIAVNKVDQLEDKADLLPQLQALAEEHPKAEIVPISALRNVNLDTLEEVILKHLPEGQHFFPEDQVTDRSSRFLAAEIVREKIMRQLGAEVPYQVTVEVEEFAQEGKVLHISAAILVERAGQKRIIIGNKGERIKQIGSQAREDMERLFDSKIMLNLWVKVKSGWSDDERALRSLGYRDE, from the coding sequence TTGAGCGAACAACCTTCTCGCTGTGGCTATGTCGCGATTGTCGGCCGCCCCAATGTGGGAAAATCCACACTGTTGAACCACCTGCTGGGGCAGAAACTCGCGATTACTTCGCGCAAGCCGCAGACCACCCGCCACAATATGCTCGGTATTAAAACCGAAGGTCCAAACCAGATTATTTTTGTCGATACTCCGGGTCTGCACTCCGACCAAGAAAAAGCGATTAACCGCTATATGAATCGAGCTGCCGCCAGTGCTGCGCGGGATGTGGATGTAGTGGTGTTTGTTGTAGAGCGCACTCGTTGGAGTGAGGCAGACCAGTTGGTGGCAGATAAGCTGCGCGGTATTAAATGCCCATTAATTATCGCCGTGAACAAGGTGGATCAGCTCGAGGATAAAGCTGATCTACTGCCCCAGCTACAAGCCCTGGCTGAGGAGCATCCAAAAGCTGAAATTGTTCCCATATCAGCCTTGCGCAACGTAAATCTGGATACTTTGGAAGAGGTTATTCTGAAGCACTTGCCTGAGGGGCAGCATTTCTTTCCCGAAGATCAAGTGACTGACCGCAGCTCGCGCTTTCTCGCAGCAGAAATTGTTCGCGAAAAGATTATGCGTCAATTGGGTGCCGAGGTTCCCTACCAAGTTACTGTGGAGGTAGAGGAGTTTGCCCAAGAAGGTAAGGTCTTGCATATCAGCGCTGCTATTTTGGTTGAGCGGGCGGGCCAAAAACGTATCATCATTGGAAATAAGGGCGAGCGAATCAAACAGATTGGCAGCCAGGCTAGAGAAGATATGGAGCGCTTGTTTGATAGCAAGATAATGCTCAATTTGTGGGTGAAGGTGAAATCTGGCTGGTCTGATGATGAGCGGGCTCTGCGCAGTCTCGGTTACAGAGACGAGTAA
- the recO gene encoding DNA repair protein RecO: protein MKTPQPPQPAYILHSRPYKDSSLILELFTPDYGRLGCVARGARRDKQRRQQALQPFTPLLVTLMGAGSLKTLGPVENVGVPLWLKSRAVYAGLYANELMVRLLPEGEAHYTLFAAYQSLLESLSQLEGLSNAELEGPLRCFELQLLLELGTCPSLKICGPQGDPVSEDGVYRLDDEWGLIPVHRSKDESLGECFFSGAELLGMDSAMNGGVWSGEALAPAKRLTRLLLRKVLGDKPLQSRELFRQVYGKK, encoded by the coding sequence ATGAAAACGCCTCAACCGCCTCAACCCGCATATATCCTCCATTCGCGGCCCTATAAAGACTCCAGTTTGATCCTGGAGCTTTTCACTCCCGATTACGGCCGGTTGGGCTGTGTCGCCCGTGGGGCCCGCCGTGACAAGCAGCGCCGCCAACAAGCATTGCAGCCTTTCACCCCGTTGCTTGTCACATTGATGGGAGCGGGTTCACTTAAAACGCTCGGTCCAGTCGAGAATGTTGGTGTACCACTATGGCTCAAGAGCCGAGCGGTTTATGCGGGCCTTTATGCCAATGAACTGATGGTAAGGCTCCTTCCCGAGGGCGAGGCGCATTACACGCTGTTTGCAGCTTATCAGAGCCTGCTGGAATCTCTGTCTCAGCTGGAGGGACTCTCCAACGCTGAACTGGAAGGTCCGCTTCGTTGCTTTGAGTTACAACTGCTCCTGGAGCTCGGTACCTGCCCGTCCCTCAAAATTTGCGGCCCGCAAGGAGACCCTGTAAGTGAAGATGGGGTTTATCGCCTGGATGATGAGTGGGGTTTAATTCCTGTTCACCGCTCCAAAGATGAGAGTCTGGGAGAGTGTTTTTTTTCAGGTGCCGAACTATTGGGGATGGACAGCGCTATGAATGGGGGTGTCTGGTCAGGTGAGGCTTTAGCACCTGCAAAGCGCCTTACACGATTATTGTTGAGGAAAGTATTGGGGGATAAGCCTTTGCAGAGCAGAGAGCTTTTTCGACAGGTTTACGGAAAAAAATGA
- the acpS gene encoding holo-ACP synthase, giving the protein MIVSIGTDICNYDRIEVAWQRFGDRFVERVLNSAERKDFYAMAEPIRAAYLCKRFAAKEAVAKALGTGIGEGVSWQDIDVRRRKGAAPQVVLAGAAEERAEKLGVDRIHLSLSDEKDSALAFVVFESC; this is encoded by the coding sequence ATGATTGTTAGTATTGGCACCGATATTTGTAACTACGACCGTATTGAGGTGGCGTGGCAGCGCTTTGGTGATCGCTTTGTTGAGCGTGTTCTTAACAGTGCGGAGAGGAAGGACTTTTATGCTATGGCTGAGCCCATCCGTGCTGCATATCTGTGCAAGCGATTTGCGGCGAAGGAGGCTGTAGCCAAGGCCTTGGGCACTGGGATTGGTGAAGGGGTTTCCTGGCAAGACATCGATGTCCGTCGCCGCAAGGGAGCTGCACCGCAGGTGGTGCTGGCGGGCGCAGCTGAGGAGAGGGCCGAAAAACTTGGTGTGGACAGAATCCACCTCAGCCTGTCTGATGAAAAAGACTCGGCCCTGGCATTCGTCGTATTTGAATCCTGCTAG
- a CDS encoding response regulator: MAPGNPILSIEEPEQPRSLRTLVFRLTVAPALILSLLLALVFTLQQMHDRRQLLLSHGRASAEQLAELIEMSGGHPAELRMEWLRKSLLALMLEKDMVRSVHVYSTEPSPKLALNPSTRLSLLASVGPRPRTPISRDTLNKREPFIFEDDETLQVLQPLKGDITTCWISIELHRPYFLVGTYQVLLVGLVGLILCTLAALAWSVIMSERFAHSLIRMGHTLEAIGRGEFDRRTHETENRELAQLGNQINEMAENLSSYQQEYKANLLQSMDDLRQSLDSMEEQNIELDLARKRAQEASRIKSTFLANTSHEIRTPLNGIIGFTNLLLKTGIDELQQDYLQTILRSSENLLTTINDILDFSRIESGNLVLDHIPMDLGLLLEETLQILAPNAYEHHLELVPLIDSQLPPTLIGDPLRIKQILTNLVGNAVRSSANGNIPVRLSVHSVNNSELVLRISVTGLGNRIDEAGRREIENILTSKSPQLTQQISANGLGMSIARSLVERMSGCTGIEETANDGSTCWVQISLQAERNRGMYPRIQYPGCRILLADPNPVTRTQVAQLLSQWQVEPIELGDTDTLQPAIEQMWRHDALPDAVIIDTATAKGDFDNFSSKVQSLVDTYQCRVIVLGPPAELRRCYDQLRTRTLTFLSKPVTRDNLLRSLKRAVPQQGQQRVSGGVQALPWPAPPRVLAVDDHAANRRLVGELLRAQDVEVVIAASGEEALQLWQQGAFDLVFMDIQMPEMDGIEATRLIREQETGRRTPIIALTAHAGAEEKARLLSAGLDDYLSKPVSEAQLSHMIKRWLKIITPQAAEKVKIEEMRLVDIGECLTLANGDAKLARDMLRMLIDGLSSDERELERLYNLGDYKGMFELTHRMHGGCCYCGVSRLRESTCVLQEALRTIQGSDAQAFDQRKLNAVLREIRALREWASEQDLDALFGLEVVA, from the coding sequence ATGGCCCCAGGCAACCCTATTCTCTCAATCGAGGAACCAGAGCAACCTCGATCCTTACGAACCCTGGTATTTCGCCTTACTGTAGCACCCGCACTAATTCTGTCCTTGCTCCTCGCTCTCGTTTTCACCCTGCAGCAAATGCACGATCGTCGCCAATTACTATTAAGCCACGGTCGAGCCAGCGCCGAACAGCTAGCTGAACTAATTGAGATGAGCGGGGGCCATCCAGCTGAACTTAGAATGGAATGGCTGCGTAAAAGTTTGCTGGCGCTAATGCTGGAAAAAGATATGGTCAGATCTGTTCATGTCTACTCCACCGAACCCAGCCCCAAGCTAGCCCTCAACCCCAGCACCAGACTCAGCTTGCTGGCCAGTGTCGGGCCGCGTCCACGCACCCCCATTAGCAGGGACACCCTTAACAAGCGCGAACCCTTTATTTTTGAAGATGATGAGACCCTTCAGGTTTTACAACCATTGAAAGGCGATATCACCACCTGCTGGATAAGTATTGAGCTACATCGCCCCTATTTCCTGGTGGGAACTTACCAAGTTTTACTCGTAGGCTTGGTGGGGTTGATTCTCTGTACCCTAGCCGCGCTGGCCTGGTCGGTCATCATGTCTGAGCGCTTTGCTCACAGCCTGATTAGAATGGGACATACTCTGGAGGCGATTGGCAGAGGTGAGTTTGATCGACGCACCCATGAAACGGAGAATCGAGAACTCGCTCAACTGGGAAACCAAATTAACGAGATGGCTGAAAACCTGTCCAGTTACCAACAGGAATACAAAGCCAACTTGCTCCAGTCTATGGATGACCTGCGCCAATCGCTGGACAGTATGGAAGAACAAAATATTGAGCTGGACTTAGCACGTAAAAGGGCGCAGGAAGCAAGCAGGATTAAATCGACGTTCCTAGCCAATACCAGTCACGAGATTCGCACACCTTTAAATGGAATTATCGGTTTTACCAACCTGTTGTTAAAAACTGGAATTGATGAGCTACAGCAGGATTACCTGCAAACCATTTTACGCTCATCGGAAAACCTGTTGACTACCATCAACGACATCCTGGACTTTTCCCGCATTGAGTCCGGCAACCTGGTCCTTGACCATATCCCTATGGACCTTGGCTTACTACTTGAAGAGACCCTGCAAATACTGGCCCCAAACGCCTATGAGCACCATCTGGAACTGGTGCCTTTGATCGATTCTCAACTCCCTCCCACTTTAATCGGAGACCCATTACGAATTAAGCAAATACTTACAAACTTGGTGGGTAACGCGGTGCGCAGCTCGGCAAATGGCAATATCCCCGTGCGCTTGTCAGTACATAGCGTTAATAACTCAGAACTTGTACTCCGTATTTCGGTTACCGGCCTGGGTAACCGTATTGACGAGGCTGGTCGCCGTGAAATTGAGAACATCCTCACCAGTAAGTCCCCACAGCTCACCCAACAAATCAGCGCAAATGGTTTAGGGATGTCTATAGCCCGCAGCCTAGTTGAGAGGATGAGCGGCTGCACAGGTATTGAAGAAACAGCCAATGACGGCAGCACCTGTTGGGTGCAAATTTCCCTCCAGGCTGAACGCAATCGAGGCATGTATCCGCGTATTCAATATCCAGGCTGCCGAATTTTACTTGCAGACCCCAACCCAGTTACACGGACCCAGGTAGCCCAGCTACTCAGCCAATGGCAAGTGGAGCCCATAGAACTCGGCGATACCGATACTCTGCAACCGGCAATCGAGCAAATGTGGCGGCACGATGCCCTACCGGATGCGGTTATTATCGATACAGCTACTGCCAAAGGTGATTTTGATAATTTCAGTAGCAAAGTGCAGTCGCTGGTTGATACCTATCAGTGCCGCGTGATCGTACTGGGCCCACCCGCTGAATTGCGTCGCTGCTACGACCAACTGCGCACCCGCACTCTCACTTTCCTTAGCAAACCCGTCACCCGAGACAATTTGCTGCGATCCCTGAAACGAGCAGTACCACAGCAGGGGCAACAGCGGGTTAGTGGCGGGGTACAGGCACTACCGTGGCCCGCACCACCGCGTGTGCTGGCAGTGGATGACCACGCGGCAAACCGCCGACTGGTCGGCGAACTTCTGCGAGCACAAGATGTAGAAGTCGTTATTGCAGCAAGCGGCGAAGAAGCTCTACAGCTTTGGCAGCAGGGAGCTTTCGACTTGGTATTTATGGATATTCAAATGCCCGAGATGGATGGTATCGAAGCTACACGCCTGATTCGTGAGCAGGAGACCGGCCGCCGTACTCCAATCATTGCCCTCACCGCCCACGCCGGCGCCGAAGAAAAAGCACGCCTGCTGTCTGCGGGACTGGACGACTACTTAAGCAAGCCTGTTAGCGAGGCCCAGCTCTCCCATATGATCAAGCGCTGGCTTAAGATCATCACTCCCCAGGCCGCAGAAAAAGTGAAGATTGAGGAGATGCGCCTGGTAGACATTGGCGAATGCCTGACCCTCGCCAACGGCGATGCCAAGCTGGCCAGGGACATGCTGCGCATGTTGATTGACGGTCTCAGTTCAGATGAGAGAGAACTGGAAAGGTTATACAACCTTGGGGATTACAAGGGCATGTTCGAACTCACTCATCGCATGCACGGTGGCTGCTGCTATTGCGGAGTTTCACGCTTGAGAGAATCAACTTGCGTGTTACAAGAGGCATTGCGCACTATCCAAGGCTCCGATGCCCAAGCCTTTGACCAGCGCAAACTCAATGCTGTTCTCAGGGAGATCCGGGCGCTGCGCGAGTGGGCCTCTGAACAGGACTTGGATGCGCTCTTTGGCCTGGAGGTAGTTGCCTAG
- the cysM gene encoding cysteine synthase CysM has product MDYPTIADCVGNTPLVKLQRLPGDTSNTVLLKLEGNNPAGSVKDRPALSMINHAEAAGYISPGDTLIEATSGNTGIALAMAAAIKGYQMILIMPDSATEERKASMTAYGAELILVSAEEGMEGARDLALQMQEDKKGLVLNQFANSDNPLAHYEGTGPEIWQQTSGTVTHFVSSMGTTGTIMGCGRYLKEQNPDIQIVGLQPTEGSSIPGIRRWPEAYLPKIFVPEQVDMVMDMDQREAEDMTRRLAKEEGIFCGVSSGGAVAGALRLSAQLEKATIVAIVCDRGDRYLSSGLFAAPK; this is encoded by the coding sequence ATGGATTATCCAACAATTGCTGACTGCGTAGGCAATACCCCGCTGGTTAAACTACAGCGCCTGCCAGGTGATACCAGTAATACTGTTTTGCTCAAGCTGGAAGGCAATAACCCTGCGGGTTCGGTAAAAGACCGCCCGGCACTTTCAATGATCAACCATGCGGAAGCTGCAGGATATATTTCTCCGGGAGATACCCTGATAGAAGCGACCAGCGGTAATACGGGAATTGCCCTGGCAATGGCTGCAGCGATTAAGGGCTATCAAATGATATTGATTATGCCCGACAGTGCTACCGAGGAGCGCAAGGCTTCAATGACAGCTTATGGCGCTGAGTTGATATTGGTTAGCGCTGAAGAAGGTATGGAGGGTGCGCGGGACTTAGCTTTGCAAATGCAGGAGGATAAGAAAGGATTGGTACTGAACCAGTTTGCCAATAGCGATAATCCCCTGGCTCACTATGAGGGAACCGGTCCGGAGATTTGGCAGCAGACCTCTGGAACGGTGACTCACTTTGTCTCCTCAATGGGTACAACCGGTACCATTATGGGATGCGGGCGTTACTTGAAGGAGCAAAATCCCGATATTCAAATCGTTGGATTGCAGCCAACTGAAGGCTCCAGTATTCCGGGGATTCGCCGTTGGCCGGAGGCATACTTACCTAAGATTTTTGTTCCTGAGCAAGTGGATATGGTCATGGATATGGACCAGCGAGAAGCTGAGGATATGACTCGCAGGCTGGCGAAAGAAGAGGGTATCTTTTGTGGCGTTTCCTCTGGAGGAGCGGTAGCCGGTGCTTTAAGGCTGTCTGCGCAGCTAGAAAAAGCGACGATTGTTGCAATTGTCTGTGATCGTGGAGATCGTTATTTATCTTCAGGACTTTTTGCCGCCCCAAAATAG